CAGTTATGTGGTACCGGCTGAACAGGAAAAATACCGGCTTTTGACTTCCATCTTTGAAGAGGTGACCACCTTTCAGGATACCTCCTTCTACGATATATCCACCTGGACCATCCCCCATGCCATGGGGATCCCCTTCACGAGGATAGAATCGGGTAGTATGCTTCAGATGGCAGGGGAACCCGTGCTTGCTGAAAAAAGAAAAGGAAAGGTACTGGGAGGGAGAAGCAGGCTGGGCTACCTCTTCCGATGGAACGAATATACTTCCCCGGAAGCCCTTTATAAACTGCAGCAAGCCGGATTGCAAGCCAGGGTCGCCCACAAAGAGTTTTCCTACAGGATCGAAGGAGTCCCGGAGGATTTTATCCGGGGAACCATCCTGGTCAGGACTGATCAAACGGATTATGGAGAGGAAGAGCTGTTCGCTTTGATTTCAGAAATTGCAGCCTCGACCGGCATTGACTTTTACTCGCTTTCGACGGGGCTTTCACCCCTGGGAATTGATCTGGGGAGCAGCAGCTTTTCCATCCTGGAGAAGCCGGAGATCCTGATGTTTACCGATGGCCGTGCAAATGTTTATCTGGCAGGTGAAATATGGCACCTGCTGGATCAGGTCTACAGAGTGCCTGTTACACGTGCTCCAGTCTACCGGCTGAGTTCTATGGACCTGGACCGTTACAATACGCTGATATTGCCGGGGGGGACCTACCAGGAGTGGGATCCGGACGACCTGGAGAAGCTGACGCTCTGGGTCCGGAATGGAGGGACCCTGCTGGCCTGTAAGGATGCTTCTTCCTGGGCTGCCCTTCAGGGCCTGGGGAATACCTCCCTGAAAGAGCCGGTCCCGGCAGATACCATGGCCTATCTGGCTTATGACGAGCGTCAGAAAGAATCTGTTATACAGGGTATTGGTGGGGCCATCCTGAAGGCAAACATGGATCTTACCCATCCGCTTTGCTATGGTTACCTGGATCCGGATCTGGCCATTTTCAAAAGAGGAAGGGCTGTGGTGAACCCGTCCGGAGTGAAGTATTCCGAACCGGTAAGGTTCGACTCTCAGCCCTATGTAAGCGGATGGGTTTCGGAAGAAAACCTGGAACGGATCCAGGGAGCCCCGGTCGTTTCTGTACATTCCGTGGGCAGGGGCAAAGTGATCAGTTATCACGAGGATATGAATTTCAGGGGTATATGGCTGGGAACGCATAAATTATTTGCGAACGCCCTGTTCTTCGGCAGTGTGATCAGGTAAACCGCTGCCGGATATCAGAGTGTGCTTACTCTTTTCTGTTAAAAAAGCAACTTAATAGCGAGAATTATCTAATTTTATTATTTCATGCTTTCGCCTCATTTTATTCATTTTCAGGGGCAAGGCAGGAAGAATTTGCAGGTGAAATAAAAAAACAGGGATCATATGAAAAGAAAAACAGAAGCAGAAGGAATGAAACGGCGGGAGTTCATCCAAAGCACTGCCAGATTTGCTGCAGGTGCCATGTTCATGGGATTTGGAGCTTCTGAGCTATCCGGGACTGTGAATTCACGCCGGACAGGCAGCTCCGTGGAAGCCATCACACTGAACAACGGCATCAAAATGCCCATCCTTGGATTCGGGACCTTATATCTGAATGATGAACCCGGAGAACGCTGTGTCTCCGATGCCATTTCTCTGGGTTACCGGCTTATCGATACCGCTACCGTATATGGCAATGAAAAGGCCGTGGGTGCGGGAATCAGGAGAAGCGGTATAAACCGTGATGCCTTGTTTGTAACCTCGAAAGTCTGGGTGGACGATTCGGGTTACGAAAAGGCAAAAAAAGCCTTTCAAACCTCCCTGGACAAACTGGGGCTCGACTATCTGGATCTTTATCTGATCCACCGGCCCAGGGGAGATGTAAAAGGTTCCTGGAAGGCCATGGAGGATCTCTATCAGGAAGGTAAAATCAAGGCCATCGGTGTAAGTAACTTTGAAAGCCATCAGCTTGACGAACTGCTGTCCTATGCCAAAGTCAGGCCGGCTGTCAATCAGATCGAATCCCATGCCTTCTTCCAGCAGGACAAGGCCAATGATGCTCTGAGAGAATACGGGATTCAGATGGAAGCCTGGTCTCCCTTAGCCCAGGGGCGGAATGGACATTTTACGAACGAAGTCCTGGCAGCAATAGGCAATAAGTACGGTAAAACAAATGCCCAGGTAAGCCTCCGATGGCACTACCAGAGAGGCGTGGTTGCAATTCCGCGATCTTCTCAGAAAGCGCATATGGAAGAAAATCTGAAAATCTTTGACTTTGAGCTGGATGAAAGCGATATGAAGAAGATAGACTCACTCGATCTGAATATCACCCAGTTTCCGGAGTGGGAATAGGTATTGGAATGGCTGGAAGTAAGCTCATTCCAATTTGCATACTTCATGCAGCAGATTCGTAATGTCGGCATTTTCAGGATTTAATTCCTTTGCTATTTGTAATGCTTTCTTTGCCAGCTGAGTCTCCCCTTTTCTAGAGTACATATGCCCCAGTTCATAATGTGCCTCCCAGGAATCCGGATGATGATCCACATTTTTCAGACATAACCATTCAGATATGTCGATTCGATTGTCACCGGTCATTCTG
The sequence above is a segment of the Bacteroidales bacterium genome. Coding sequences within it:
- a CDS encoding aldo/keto reductase, whose translation is MKRKTEAEGMKRREFIQSTARFAAGAMFMGFGASELSGTVNSRRTGSSVEAITLNNGIKMPILGFGTLYLNDEPGERCVSDAISLGYRLIDTATVYGNEKAVGAGIRRSGINRDALFVTSKVWVDDSGYEKAKKAFQTSLDKLGLDYLDLYLIHRPRGDVKGSWKAMEDLYQEGKIKAIGVSNFESHQLDELLSYAKVRPAVNQIESHAFFQQDKANDALREYGIQMEAWSPLAQGRNGHFTNEVLAAIGNKYGKTNAQVSLRWHYQRGVVAIPRSSQKAHMEENLKIFDFELDESDMKKIDSLDLNITQFPEWE